The stretch of DNA TTCAAATATGCAGGGATCTCACTTGCATCGGCGTCGACGTTGACACCGACGATTTCAAATCCGTTGCCGTGATGTTTCTTGTACAGTTCGCGGATTTGCGGGAGGTCCTCCGTGCAGGGTTTGCACCATGTGGCCCAATAGATCACGGCTAATACCTTGCCGCGATAGTCCGCTGTCTTAATCGTTTTGCCTTGCAGGCTGGTCCCGCTCAATTCCAACGGTTTGCCTTCGATCTCGATCCGCTTAACGGCCCCCTTAGCGCGAGGGAGTGAGGGCGATTCGGGATAATCCTTGATCAACTTGGCATACCAGGTTGCCGCTTTTTTCACATTGCCGCTGAATTCTTCAGCAATGGCGATTTGCAGAATTGCCTCCGGGGCATCATCGGACAACGCATGCTTGTCTACATAAGCTTCTAAATCCGCCAGCCATTTTTCGTGGATTTTGCTTCGTTCGTCGTTGTCGGCGTCGCGAATCTTGACGTTGTAACCGGCCAGCATTCGGCGATAAACCACATAGGCCAACATCGGGGCTTCGTTGTTCGATTTCTCCAGTTCGGCTTCCAAAGCCTTCAAGCGTGCTTCTGCCTCGGGGTAGACACCCGTCTGGATGCCGGCGGCGAGTCCATCAGTCAATTGCCGCGTCCATTGGTCGCGGAGTTCGTCCGATTTCGACGTCTTTCGTAATTTGGTTAACAGATCAGCCCGCTCTGCATAGTATTTGGACATTTTGGAACGGCTGGCGGTCAGGGCGGGGCTGTTTTTATCTAGCTCCTGCAGCTCTTCGATCAACTTCCGGGCAACCGGATTGTCTTCGGATTCCATTTCCGTATCGGCGACATCGGCTGTGGCCGGATTCATCAGAATGCCGCCGACCTGGACCGAGTCCTTGCCCATCAACTGGGGAATGCCAGCCAACTTCCAGGAGTTTCCAACACGGACCATCTCGCCGATTTGAATCAGCGCCGTTTGCGATCCCGTTTCGACAGTAGCCATCGCGTTTTCGTAGATGAACAAATCCTGCGGCGCGCCGATTTGTTCGGCTGGAACCGTGGCGGGAATCGAATTGATGAACTGAAGCCATCGCGATTGTTTGCCGATTCCCTTGGCAGCGGATTGGTTCTTGGCCAATTTCGCGGGCGCGTCGGCAACTTCAGCGAGTAGCTTTTTGGAGACCGATTTGGGAATTCCCAATTCTTTGGCATCGTCTTCGTTGAACAGCAAGGGTTGCAGAATCTTGCTGTTGCCGGAGGTGAGCGCTCGGACTGCTTCACGACTGGCTTCCTCGGCGGAGATGATTTTCCACGAGTCGACAATCCCATCGGCGTTGTTGTCGATGCCCCACCGCGAGCCGGCGCGGTTCATCCAGCGAAACTGGTCGATTTTGTTGTCGGCGTTCGAGTCGATATCGCGATAGACTTCCAAACCACGGAAGTAGTACCCCCAGTGATCGACGATGTTATCACCATCGGTGTCCATGAACCGCCGCAGAGTTTCGCCTCCCGGTCCCAACACAACCCAGCCCGAAGCCTTACCCTTGCGGACGACCGTGACTTTGCATTGGTCGTATTCGCTGGTTTTGGGAATATCGTATTCGACATCGGCCTGTTTGGGCTTAAAGCTGAGCGCTAATTTTGCTGTGGGAGGATCGGCCGCCTCGACCGTTGTCACCAGCACACTCAATAGTCCACAAACCGCAGCTAACCGCATCAAAGTGTAGTGCATCCGCACAACTCCATCGTTGAATGACCCGTCCAAGTTCTCAACCACTGCCGTAGGGTGCGTCGCAACGCAGCTTTCTGCGCAGAACTAACGCCCCCCACGAGTTCACCACTGTATAAGCCTTCCGCCCAAAGTGACACACCTGCTCAAGCCTGTCCCCTCACGCCTCAAGCCTTTTTCCTCGTGGCGGATTTTATAACATTCTCCACCGTCAGGTCACCAGCAGGTTGCTGAGATTTCATTGGTGAGGACAATTCTCAGCTAAAAATCAGCACGAGCGAATTCCGCCGTTTCGCGGCGCTTACTCTTCATACGGCGTTGACTGGATCGGTTCATACTCGCCCTGCGCGGAGGGAGCTTCGTAGAGATTTTCCTGCAAATTGGATCGCTGGATCATTCCTTGTGCAGGAATTTGCCGCACCGGCATGCCTTGCGGCACTTGGAATTGGGCCGGACTGGTGGCTGGATTAAATTCGATTTGCTCCAGTTTAATGTTTAATTGCATTTGAGATTGCGGCCAAATCAACTCAATCCGACCCGGCAAATACGCATTGCTGTTGGGATCGGAGAGATATTCGGACAGATTCGCCTGAGCGATCACGTGTCCGCCCGCATCGAGCAACGCATGTTCGACGACGTTGGCATGGCAGCGATTGATCGTCGTGCGCTTTTGCACAGGCTGCCCGGAAGGGGAAATGCGTTTGTTGTAGATTTCCAAGTACCCTTCGCGTTCAACAAAAGTCGTCTCGTTGTCGAGGACGATTGGGCGCACACCCATCACCTCCATCAACCAATCGGGTTCGAAGGGAATCGGCATCGTGTGGGCGGCATGGGCGACGTCTTCATGATTGCACATGATGACGTCGGAGTCGGGGTGCTTGGGATCCTCGATCCAAAACCAAAAATGGTCGTCATTGGAACCCAAATCGGCGACCTGACGCGCACCCAAGGGATGTTTCGCCAACAGGCGGAAATTCCGCTGTCCGTCAACCGCGACAGTTGTCCCTTTGACCTTGAGGAGCATGTGGCTTCCGGAAATCGTCGCCTTTGTCGACTTCCAACCATGAATTTTTTCTGTGTTGGCATTCACCTGTGCGACCAACAAGTGCGGCTCCATGGCGGGATTGACGTGGCATTTGGCACTGGGGCCAAACGGATCATCGGGTGCAGGCCAGAGTCGGCAGCCGGTGCCGGTCAGGCAGAGAGTCGCCGCCAACAGACAGCACACAATTGCAGCCCGTTGGTTTCGTGCAGGTTGCAACGTCGTAAGCGGCGTCCTTGCCTGTTGTGACATCTGTCGATTCCTATCGTTGTGTCCGTGTGGGCTGTTGAGGCTGTGCGGGGCAACGTCCGTTTATGCCGCCCACTCCTGCATTAAGTGCGCGTTGAGGCTTTCTTGCAGTTCGTGCATTTCGTCTTCTTCGAGTTGAAAATCGCGGACTTCGTACATCCCTTCGCCTTGGCTGCCGCTGACTTGGATGTATTCGTCTTTGCCATCGTGGTGCGAGCCTTCCAAACGCACGCGGCGTTTTTGCAGCAACAACAGTGCAAGGACGTACCGCAGTTTTTCTTGTGCCGGGTTGGCGTCTTCGGTCATTTGATCGAAATAGGCCATTAACCCATCGGCGTCGATGGTCGGTTTTTTATTCACGATCGGTTCGGGAACAATGCATTGCCAAGCACCGATCGGTTCTCCCTGCCACAACTTGCGGCCCGCTTCAGAAAAATCAAGCCGCACCATCTCGTCGTTCTCTTCGATCAAAACGCTATAGCACACTGTGCCGGGGACAAGGTCCTCGCCGGTTTGCGCACATTTTTTACTGAGCGGTTTGAGATGATAGTCCATAAGAGGGGCGAATCGCGTAGCAGGCTAGAGCAGGGTGGGATGGTATGAAAAACGTATCCCGACCGCGTGTGCCGGGAAACGGGGCGGGATCGTACTGCAAAGTTCATCACGACACAATACGATCCCACACCGCGACGCGCAGCACGCGCCATGCATCTCAGAACGCCTTTGCTGAAGGCTTGAGGCGTGAGGTGACAGGCTTGAGGGGGCGGGGTGTAGGGTGGCTTGGGTGTTGTGACTGGATGGAACACCAACGAATCCATCTCAAAAGAAGATCTCATCCCACCATCCCTCAAGCCTGTCGCCTCAAGCCTCACCCCTCAAAACGTCCCCGCGATTGGCGCTTCCCCTACCGAGCAGGTATAAAACTGAGAGACCACCGCCCCGTGCCGTGGCTCATCTT from Symmachiella dynata encodes:
- a CDS encoding redoxin family protein; protein product: MHYTLMRLAAVCGLLSVLVTTVEAADPPTAKLALSFKPKQADVEYDIPKTSEYDQCKVTVVRKGKASGWVVLGPGGETLRRFMDTDGDNIVDHWGYYFRGLEVYRDIDSNADNKIDQFRWMNRAGSRWGIDNNADGIVDSWKIISAEEASREAVRALTSGNSKILQPLLFNEDDAKELGIPKSVSKKLLAEVADAPAKLAKNQSAAKGIGKQSRWLQFINSIPATVPAEQIGAPQDLFIYENAMATVETGSQTALIQIGEMVRVGNSWKLAGIPQLMGKDSVQVGGILMNPATADVADTEMESEDNPVARKLIEELQELDKNSPALTASRSKMSKYYAERADLLTKLRKTSKSDELRDQWTRQLTDGLAAGIQTGVYPEAEARLKALEAELEKSNNEAPMLAYVVYRRMLAGYNVKIRDADNDERSKIHEKWLADLEAYVDKHALSDDAPEAILQIAIAEEFSGNVKKAATWYAKLIKDYPESPSLPRAKGAVKRIEIEGKPLELSGTSLQGKTIKTADYRGKVLAVIYWATWCKPCTEDLPQIRELYKKHHGNGFEIVGVNVDADASEIPAYLKQHKVTWPQIHEPGGLVDSPPARDFGIITAPTVFLVDRDGKVVKRNASVDDLKTLLPDLIAGKTPQVGADEKTSKTK
- a CDS encoding DUF4292 domain-containing protein, producing MSQQARTPLTTLQPARNQRAAIVCCLLAATLCLTGTGCRLWPAPDDPFGPSAKCHVNPAMEPHLLVAQVNANTEKIHGWKSTKATISGSHMLLKVKGTTVAVDGQRNFRLLAKHPLGARQVADLGSNDDHFWFWIEDPKHPDSDVIMCNHEDVAHAAHTMPIPFEPDWLMEVMGVRPIVLDNETTFVEREGYLEIYNKRISPSGQPVQKRTTINRCHANVVEHALLDAGGHVIAQANLSEYLSDPNSNAYLPGRIELIWPQSQMQLNIKLEQIEFNPATSPAQFQVPQGMPVRQIPAQGMIQRSNLQENLYEAPSAQGEYEPIQSTPYEE